Proteins from one Microtus pennsylvanicus isolate mMicPen1 chromosome 7, mMicPen1.hap1, whole genome shotgun sequence genomic window:
- the Ddit4 gene encoding DNA damage-inducible transcript 4 protein encodes MPSLWDRFSSSSSSSSSSGTPATDRPPRSAWGSAAREEGLDRCASLESSDCESLDSSNSGFGPEEDSSYLDGVSLPDFELLSDPEDEHLCANLMQLLQESLSQARLGSRRPARLLMPSQLVSQVGKELLRLAYSEPCGLRGALLDVCVEQGKSCHSVAQLALDPSLVPTFQLTLVLRLDSRLWPKIQGLLSSANSSLVPGYSQSLTLSTGFRVIKKKLYSSEQLLIEEC; translated from the exons ATGCCTAGCCTTTGGGATCGTTTCTCGTCGTCCTCCTCCTCTTCGTCTTCGTCCGGAACTCCAGCCACTGACCGGCCACCTCGTTCCGCCTGGGGGTCTGCGGCCCGAGAAGAGGGCCTTGACCGCTGCGCGAGCCTGGAGAGCTCGGACTGTGAGTCCCTGGACAGCAGCAACAGTGGCTTCGGGCCGGAGGAAG ATTCCTCATACCTGGACGGGGTGTCCCTGCCCGACTTTGAGCTGCTCAGCGACCCCGAGGATGAGCATCTGTGTGCCAACCTGAtgcagctgctgcaggagagccTGTCCCAGGCGCGATTGGGCTCGCGGCGCCCTGCGCGCCTGCTGATGCCAAGCCAGCTGGTGAGCCAGGTGGGCAAGGAACTCCTGCGCCTGGCTTACAGCGAGCCGTGCGGCCTGCGGGGGGCACTGCTGGACGTCTGTGTGGAACAAGGCAAGAGCTGCCACAGTGTGGCTCAGCTGGCCCTCGACCCCAGCCTGGTGCCTACCTTTCAGTTGACCCTGGTGCTGCGCCTTGACTCTCGCCTCTGGCCCAAGATCCAGGGCCTGTTGAGTTCCGCCAACTCTTCCTTGGTCCCTGGCTACAGCCAGTCCCTGACGCTGAGCACCGGCTTCAGAGTCATCAAGAAGAAACTCTACAGCTCCGAACAGCTGCTCATCGAAGAGTGTTGA